A DNA window from Robbsia sp. KACC 23696 contains the following coding sequences:
- the sugE gene encoding quaternary ammonium compound efflux SMR transporter SugE codes for MNWLILCIAGLLEMGWAIGLKYTEGFTRLWPSVGTIVVAAGSFYLLSVAMRSLPVGTAYAIWVGIGAVGTAALGIVLFGEAVTIGRIVSLTLLVAGIVGLKLAA; via the coding sequence ATGAACTGGCTGATTCTCTGTATCGCGGGATTGCTCGAAATGGGATGGGCGATCGGTCTCAAATACACCGAGGGCTTTACACGACTATGGCCGAGCGTCGGCACGATCGTCGTCGCGGCCGGCAGTTTCTATTTATTAAGTGTCGCCATGCGATCGCTGCCAGTCGGGACCGCCTATGCGATATGGGTCGGGATCGGTGCCGTAGGAACCGCTGCCCTGGGCATCGTGCTGTTCGGCGAGGCCGTGACGATTGGTCGGATTGTCAGTCTCACCCTGCTGGTGGCGGGAATCGTGGGTCTTAAGCTCGCGGCGTGA
- a CDS encoding efflux RND transporter periplasmic adaptor subunit: MKLKLATVGRVVLTIVVVVIAALVVWRLVRYYMFAPWTRDGHVQADIVEVAPDVTGLIDRVTVTDNQTVHKGQVLFVIDQARFKLALAQAQSTVAQQRAAVAERNATLAQMRRESGRNKSLGDLVSRETYEESQSKVQAGEAALNAAQAALAAAEVAVGTAQLNLERTVIVSPVDGFMNDRAPRAGEFVTAGHAVLSVVDANSYRVDGYFEETKMPSIAIGQHVTIHLMGQNTLLHGHVTSIAAAIADRDRSVGSNLLPNVNPSFSWVRLAQRIPVRIQIDDVPANVRLIAGRTATVSIDAADVVHGSPLHPAPATSIDAASSPWSPASDTGVARAQTASAASDEVVLPPGSVSGDMSVPPTQGRPGTAAANALAGSGAGMAGNASQAGAR, translated from the coding sequence TTGAAACTCAAACTCGCTACCGTCGGTCGGGTGGTCCTGACCATCGTGGTTGTCGTCATCGCCGCTCTGGTCGTATGGCGCTTGGTCCGCTATTACATGTTCGCGCCCTGGACGCGTGACGGCCATGTACAGGCCGATATCGTCGAGGTGGCACCGGACGTCACGGGCCTGATCGACAGAGTCACCGTGACCGACAACCAAACGGTCCATAAGGGCCAGGTCTTGTTCGTCATCGATCAGGCACGCTTCAAGTTGGCGCTGGCCCAAGCGCAATCGACGGTCGCACAGCAGCGTGCCGCGGTGGCCGAACGCAATGCGACACTCGCGCAGATGCGTCGCGAATCGGGGCGCAACAAGTCGCTCGGCGATTTGGTATCGCGCGAGACCTATGAAGAAAGTCAATCGAAGGTTCAGGCCGGCGAAGCTGCTTTGAATGCCGCGCAGGCCGCACTGGCCGCTGCCGAAGTGGCGGTCGGCACCGCGCAGTTGAACCTCGAACGGACCGTCATCGTCAGCCCGGTCGACGGCTTCATGAACGATCGTGCCCCGCGTGCAGGCGAGTTCGTCACGGCCGGTCATGCGGTGCTGTCCGTTGTCGATGCCAACTCCTATCGGGTGGACGGCTATTTCGAAGAAACGAAGATGCCGAGCATTGCGATCGGTCAGCACGTGACGATTCACTTGATGGGTCAGAATACGTTGCTGCATGGTCATGTGACCAGTATCGCCGCCGCCATTGCCGACCGCGACCGCTCGGTGGGCTCCAACCTCCTCCCGAACGTCAACCCGTCGTTCAGCTGGGTGCGTCTGGCGCAGCGGATTCCGGTGCGTATCCAGATCGACGACGTGCCGGCAAATGTCCGCTTGATCGCGGGCCGGACCGCGACGGTATCGATCGATGCCGCCGACGTGGTACACGGCTCGCCGCTCCATCCGGCACCGGCCACATCGATCGATGCGGCGTCCAGCCCATGGTCGCCAGCCTCGGATACCGGCGTGGCGCGCGCGCAGACGGCTTCGGCCGCCTCCGATGAGGTGGTCCTCCCTCCGGGTTCGGTCAGTGGCGATATGTCGGTGCCCCCGACGCAGGGACGACCCGGTACGGCCGCAGCCAATGCGCTGGCCGGTAGCGGCGCAGGCATGGCCGGCAACGCATCGCAGGCAGGTGCGCGATGA
- a CDS encoding DUF1656 domain-containing protein, translating into MIGEFDIYGVFVPELLVWMLLTYGLLRICSMVFARLGVYRRVWHRSVFDLGIYVILLGLVVYVSYMFRTG; encoded by the coding sequence ATGATCGGCGAATTCGATATCTACGGGGTTTTTGTCCCGGAATTGCTGGTGTGGATGCTGCTCACGTACGGCCTATTGCGCATCTGCTCAATGGTGTTCGCGCGACTTGGCGTCTATCGACGTGTATGGCACCGCTCCGTGTTCGATCTCGGGATCTACGTGATCCTGCTCGGACTCGTCGTCTATGTTTCGTATATGTTCCGAACCGGTTGA
- a CDS encoding phospholipase C, phosphocholine-specific, whose product MTTSPKSGNSRRRFLQSVAGSAGAAAALSVLPESIRTALAIPAASRTGTIQDIEHIVVFMQENRSFDHYMGHLRGVRGYNDRFPIPLPNGKPVWYQPSQADASQPVLPFHLDTHTTSAQCVGDLDHSWAATHAAIDAGRYDQWPANKTDMTMGYHLRADLPFHYALADAFTVCDAYFCSLPGPTHPNRAYLMSGTVDPTGKYGGPLLDNNDYVDGDVPPQYQLLSWTTYPERLEAAGINWQIYQQGLTGADPLNGNYGTNILQNFANIINAPQGSSLQQRANSVRTLDDLKADVQANKLPQVSWLLPPAAYSEHPKYTPAYGAEYTSKVLDALTSNPDVWSKTVLFIMYDENDGFFDHVVPPQPPISAAQGQSTVTTEGELHTVVNPARGGSYTADGLPYGLGPRVPMTIVSPWTKGGFVCSEVFDHTSVIRFIEQRFGVREPNITPWRRAVCGDLTSAFDFRTPDASMPSLPDTSQYMSIADQQCASQPAPTVPATPGSIDPQEPGVRFARALPYELHVHDDVSPRDNRLTLQFANTGKVGAHFYVYAPNRNDGPWSYTVEAGKSLSASFDLSVSGGAYHFVVYGPNGFVRQFDGLAQGSGASATKGHGWGFGRIALRVQYESREGSLILRLNNPGSGVARLMINDNAYGARPRGLELHPGANTVVPWELSSSHRWYDLSVTDRDEDRFLRRVAGHVETGRPTVTDPAAVAPVRSLA is encoded by the coding sequence ATGACGACCTCCCCGAAGTCAGGTAACAGCCGTCGCCGCTTTCTCCAGTCCGTCGCCGGCTCAGCCGGTGCCGCAGCGGCCCTTTCCGTCTTACCCGAATCGATCCGTACCGCCTTGGCCATTCCTGCCGCGTCGCGTACCGGCACGATCCAGGACATCGAACATATCGTCGTCTTCATGCAGGAGAACCGATCCTTCGACCACTATATGGGCCACCTGCGCGGCGTACGCGGTTATAACGATCGCTTTCCGATTCCGTTGCCGAATGGTAAGCCGGTCTGGTATCAACCGTCGCAAGCCGATGCCTCGCAGCCGGTGCTGCCTTTCCATCTGGACACGCACACGACCAGCGCGCAGTGCGTGGGCGACCTCGATCACTCGTGGGCCGCGACGCATGCCGCCATCGACGCCGGCCGCTACGATCAGTGGCCGGCCAATAAGACCGATATGACGATGGGCTATCACCTACGCGCGGATTTGCCGTTTCACTACGCGCTTGCCGATGCGTTCACCGTCTGCGATGCCTATTTCTGCTCGCTACCGGGTCCGACCCATCCGAACCGCGCTTATCTGATGAGCGGTACTGTCGATCCGACCGGCAAGTATGGTGGTCCGCTGCTGGACAACAACGACTATGTCGATGGCGACGTGCCGCCGCAATACCAATTGCTGTCGTGGACGACCTATCCGGAACGCTTGGAAGCGGCGGGCATCAATTGGCAAATTTACCAGCAAGGCCTCACCGGCGCGGATCCGTTGAATGGCAACTACGGCACGAACATCCTGCAGAACTTCGCCAACATCATCAATGCGCCACAAGGCTCGTCGCTGCAACAACGTGCAAACAGCGTGCGGACGCTGGACGACCTCAAGGCCGACGTACAGGCAAACAAGTTACCGCAGGTGTCCTGGCTTCTGCCGCCCGCCGCCTACTCCGAACATCCGAAGTACACGCCGGCCTACGGCGCGGAATATACGTCGAAGGTGCTCGATGCATTGACCTCGAATCCGGACGTCTGGAGCAAGACGGTTCTCTTCATCATGTACGACGAGAACGACGGCTTCTTCGATCACGTCGTGCCGCCGCAGCCGCCGATTTCGGCCGCGCAAGGGCAGTCGACGGTGACGACAGAGGGTGAGCTTCACACCGTCGTCAACCCGGCACGCGGTGGAAGCTATACCGCGGACGGATTACCGTATGGACTGGGACCGCGCGTGCCGATGACGATCGTTTCACCGTGGACGAAGGGGGGCTTCGTCTGTTCCGAAGTATTCGATCACACGTCGGTGATCCGATTCATCGAGCAGCGTTTTGGTGTGCGCGAGCCGAACATCACCCCTTGGCGTCGTGCCGTGTGCGGTGACTTGACATCGGCGTTCGATTTTCGCACGCCGGACGCGTCGATGCCGTCCTTGCCCGATACCAGCCAATATATGTCGATCGCGGACCAGCAATGCGCCTCGCAACCGGCGCCCACGGTGCCGGCAACGCCGGGCTCGATCGATCCGCAGGAACCCGGTGTGCGCTTTGCCCGTGCTTTGCCGTACGAGCTCCATGTGCATGACGATGTTTCGCCGCGCGACAATCGTCTGACATTGCAGTTCGCCAATACCGGTAAGGTCGGGGCGCATTTCTATGTGTATGCGCCGAACCGCAATGACGGCCCCTGGAGCTATACGGTGGAAGCGGGCAAATCGTTGAGCGCATCCTTCGACCTGAGCGTATCCGGCGGCGCCTATCACTTCGTCGTCTACGGTCCGAACGGCTTTGTCAGACAATTCGACGGTCTGGCGCAAGGTTCGGGCGCGTCTGCGACCAAGGGACATGGATGGGGCTTCGGTCGTATCGCCCTGCGGGTGCAGTACGAGAGCCGCGAAGGTAGCCTGATCTTGCGCTTGAACAACCCTGGTAGCGGTGTCGCGCGCCTGATGATCAACGACAACGCCTATGGCGCGCGCCCGCGCGGCCTCGAACTGCACCCCGGCGCCAATACGGTGGTGCCGTGGGAACTGTCGAGCAGCCATCGTTGGTACGATCTCAGCGTCACCGACCGCGACGAGGACCGCTTCCTGCGGCGCGTGGCGGGGCATGTCGAAACCGGGCGCCCGACGGTAACGGACCCGGCCGCTGTCGCACCGGTGCGTTCGCTGGCTTGA
- a CDS encoding FUSC family protein, whose product MAPTWKDWLFSIKTFIAAMLALYLALYFELPRPYWAMASVYIVSNPFVGATRSKGLYRGLGTLLGAAGAVLLVPPLVEMPLVLSLAVACWTGTFLFLALQDRTARNYVFMLAGYTLPLIAFPTVNDPNTVFDVAVARSEEILLGIMCATVVNTTLFPSRLGPSLGERTGAWFNDSVNYMRETLKGRVVGKDLSALRQRLAASVNGLELLLSQLSYDNTNPGLMERAKSLRGRMSLLLPIASALGDPLAALRAHDAAPPALEALIVDLVEWLESKDGTTRDATADALRNRLTGLEPHYISPPESDATGAITNRQNSVSAGLARDAASNDAEAQTASAAEKIGEEPYRNPDWDRALLSSLLWRLRLLIDLWQDCRTLRELIETEPRRGWVPKLRHWRLGGSERHVDLTMSFLSVFPAVGATVAACLVWIFTGWADGAGAVTLVAVSCSFFAALDSPAPQVMGFFIWTCVATVLAGVYLFAVLPNVHDFPMLVVLFAVPFICVGTLIPQPRFMLATMLTAVNTATFMSIQSAYDANFLTFINSNSAGCAGLLFAFLFVRVTRPFGAELAAARLTRSGWADVVIAASPHAIAAQNNMASKMLDRLMQLLPRLSASDDHHHPSIESFRDLRIGLNALDLQQIRRTLREDLRMPIDRVLSGIRQYFQQCIEQRRRLPPPPELAERIDAALAANPNATRRASGGNVAASTDAEQTLGALHALVGLRLSLFPAALATQAAATNEKSA is encoded by the coding sequence ATGGCGCCGACCTGGAAAGACTGGCTTTTTTCTATCAAGACATTTATAGCGGCAATGCTCGCGCTGTATCTGGCCTTGTACTTCGAATTGCCACGTCCCTACTGGGCAATGGCTTCTGTCTACATCGTATCCAACCCATTCGTCGGCGCCACCCGCTCCAAGGGTTTGTACCGTGGACTGGGGACATTGCTCGGCGCGGCCGGAGCCGTCCTGCTCGTACCGCCGCTGGTCGAGATGCCGCTCGTGCTGTCGCTCGCGGTTGCCTGCTGGACCGGGACCTTTCTCTTCTTGGCGCTGCAGGACCGCACGGCACGCAACTACGTGTTCATGCTGGCCGGCTACACACTGCCGCTGATCGCCTTCCCCACCGTCAATGATCCGAATACGGTATTCGATGTGGCGGTAGCACGATCCGAGGAGATTTTGCTCGGCATCATGTGTGCCACGGTGGTCAATACGACCTTATTCCCGAGTCGACTCGGTCCGAGCCTGGGAGAGCGGACCGGCGCCTGGTTCAACGACTCCGTCAACTATATGCGGGAAACGTTGAAAGGACGTGTCGTCGGCAAGGATCTTTCCGCATTGCGTCAGCGGCTTGCAGCCTCCGTCAACGGTCTCGAGTTACTGTTGAGCCAACTCAGCTACGACAACACGAATCCTGGTCTGATGGAACGTGCCAAATCGTTGCGTGGGCGGATGTCACTTCTTTTGCCGATCGCTTCGGCGCTGGGCGACCCCTTGGCGGCGCTCAGAGCGCATGACGCCGCACCGCCAGCACTCGAGGCCTTGATCGTCGACTTGGTCGAATGGCTCGAAAGCAAGGATGGGACGACACGTGATGCAACGGCAGATGCGCTGCGCAATCGATTGACCGGCCTCGAACCCCACTATATTTCGCCGCCTGAGAGCGACGCGACTGGCGCGATCACGAATCGCCAAAACAGCGTGTCTGCCGGTCTCGCCCGGGATGCGGCCAGCAACGATGCCGAGGCGCAGACTGCATCCGCCGCGGAAAAGATTGGAGAGGAACCCTACCGGAATCCCGACTGGGATCGGGCATTGCTGTCGTCTTTGCTATGGCGCCTCCGCTTGTTGATCGATCTGTGGCAGGACTGCCGGACATTGCGAGAACTGATCGAAACGGAGCCGCGCCGTGGCTGGGTACCCAAACTACGACACTGGCGGCTCGGCGGGTCGGAGCGCCACGTCGATCTGACGATGTCTTTTTTGTCGGTTTTCCCCGCGGTCGGCGCCACCGTCGCAGCCTGCCTCGTCTGGATCTTCACCGGATGGGCCGATGGTGCGGGCGCGGTGACCCTGGTTGCGGTGTCCTGCAGCTTCTTCGCGGCGTTGGATTCGCCGGCCCCGCAAGTGATGGGATTCTTCATCTGGACATGTGTGGCGACGGTGCTCGCCGGCGTTTATCTGTTTGCCGTGCTGCCGAATGTGCATGATTTCCCCATGCTCGTCGTTTTATTCGCGGTGCCCTTCATCTGCGTCGGCACCTTGATTCCGCAACCGCGGTTCATGCTCGCAACCATGTTGACAGCGGTGAACACCGCCACGTTCATGAGCATCCAGAGCGCCTACGATGCAAACTTCCTGACCTTCATCAACAGCAATAGTGCCGGCTGTGCAGGTCTGTTGTTCGCCTTCCTGTTCGTGCGCGTCACGCGACCGTTCGGCGCGGAATTGGCCGCGGCGCGACTGACGCGCTCCGGCTGGGCGGATGTAGTCATCGCGGCGTCGCCGCATGCCATCGCCGCGCAGAATAATATGGCGTCGAAGATGCTTGATCGCTTGATGCAATTGCTGCCGCGCCTGAGCGCATCGGACGACCATCATCACCCTTCCATCGAGAGTTTTCGCGACCTACGCATCGGCCTGAATGCACTGGATCTGCAACAGATCCGCCGCACCCTGCGCGAGGATCTGCGCATGCCGATCGACCGCGTACTTTCCGGCATCCGTCAGTATTTTCAACAATGCATCGAGCAGCGTCGCCGCCTGCCGCCTCCGCCCGAGTTGGCCGAACGGATCGATGCCGCGCTGGCCGCCAATCCGAATGCGACCCGCCGCGCCTCCGGGGGCAATGTCGCTGCCTCGACCGATGCCGAACAGACACTCGGCGCGTTGCACGCGCTGGTGGGCTTACGTTTATCGCTGTTCCCAGCCGCCTTGGCAACGCAGGCGGCTGCTACCAATGAGAAATCCGCATGA
- a CDS encoding lysine exporter LysO family protein, with the protein MTGLFAIAPILLALLVGYIAGRFVSSYWRSKVGGLLGPLVLALLFSIGLAFGGVLRSASHAREALGTALWLSAWTTMASWALIVLSVAISRRGRDGTRDKTAPQDESRHLGQAASTVTPPAMHLNGGDAPAHAAAPGWWAPTRECGMALAMVAAGVLVNVFCTRQGIALPSDLSTILLLVLVGIVGMELSAIAIDARWWSRQVLAVPLLVIAGSLLGGTIAGALTSLPFSTVWALSSGFGWFTLSGVMIGQHLGAQWGAVALLTDLFRELMSVVLLYLFGRRFARACIGASAATALDTTLPIIKQHCAPIHWPTAVVSGFVLSLAAPLMMTLFLWRA; encoded by the coding sequence ATGACGGGTCTGTTTGCAATCGCGCCGATTCTTTTGGCGTTGCTCGTGGGATATATCGCTGGTCGCTTTGTGTCTTCGTATTGGCGCAGCAAAGTAGGCGGTTTGCTGGGACCGCTGGTGCTTGCCTTGCTGTTCTCCATCGGCCTCGCATTTGGGGGTGTTCTGCGCTCCGCCTCTCACGCGCGCGAAGCGCTGGGCACGGCACTGTGGCTGTCTGCATGGACGACGATGGCGTCCTGGGCCTTGATCGTATTGTCTGTTGCGATCTCGCGGCGCGGGCGTGACGGGACGCGCGACAAGACGGCACCGCAAGATGAAAGCCGCCACCTGGGCCAAGCCGCATCGACCGTGACGCCGCCCGCCATGCATTTGAACGGCGGCGATGCGCCGGCGCATGCGGCTGCACCCGGCTGGTGGGCGCCGACGAGAGAGTGTGGCATGGCACTGGCGATGGTTGCCGCCGGCGTGCTGGTGAACGTGTTTTGCACCCGTCAGGGTATTGCCCTTCCGTCGGACCTGAGCACGATATTGCTGCTCGTGCTGGTGGGCATCGTCGGCATGGAGTTGTCGGCAATCGCAATCGATGCCCGCTGGTGGTCCAGGCAGGTCCTGGCCGTGCCGTTGCTGGTCATCGCCGGCTCCTTGTTAGGGGGAACGATAGCAGGGGCCCTCACGTCCTTGCCGTTTTCGACGGTGTGGGCGCTATCGAGCGGTTTTGGTTGGTTTACCTTATCGGGCGTGATGATCGGCCAGCATCTAGGCGCGCAATGGGGCGCGGTCGCCCTGCTGACGGACCTGTTTCGGGAGCTGATGTCGGTGGTGCTGCTCTATCTGTTCGGGCGCCGCTTTGCACGAGCCTGTATCGGCGCCAGCGCCGCGACGGCGTTGGATACCACTTTGCCGATCATCAAGCAACATTGCGCACCGATACATTGGCCTACCGCCGTGGTCAGCGGCTTCGTGCTCAGCCTTGCGGCACCGCTGATGATGACGCTGTTTCTGTGGCGAGCTTAA
- a CDS encoding efflux transporter outer membrane subunit: MNPETRPAKGDGRVTAVSRSAHSTGRWARRLAPAALAVAVLGGCTVGPNYKVPPTALINQPLANRPLVETEHDIHATATVARAASADPVPNDWWKLYDDPVLNGLIEQALQRNVDLRVAAANLARASAVLNVAQAQGGFGGSLDLAAKRAQESAQQYLLTEKLPVTNESNFGLSVSYQFDLFGVLKRGVEAADANVDAVRAAGDTARITVVSQVVQAYLESCDATEQEDIALKSLDLQDQSTQLERRLRDAGRGAQPNVTRSVTQQETLRAQLPQFAAQRRIAHYTLAALLGVSPDALPKTIDACRETPRILTPLPVGDGAALLRRRPDVRRAERELAAATAKIGVAIGGLYPNITFGASAGVTGVLEDSFRTPTQRWSFGPMISWELPANGVRGRIREARAGADVSLAEFDKVVLNALRETQTRLATYAGDLGRLQALEDALTSARQSREQTHRFYLAGRESFLADLEATRTLTSVESQVAAVRGKVAQDQVAVFLALGGGWQADQGIPLAGRDAKANAAATDPATAGVSTAPVTATSSVASPAP, encoded by the coding sequence ATGAATCCCGAAACACGTCCTGCCAAAGGGGACGGACGCGTCACTGCAGTGTCGCGTTCGGCACATTCGACGGGCCGCTGGGCTCGGCGGCTGGCGCCTGCCGCCTTGGCCGTGGCAGTGCTTGGCGGCTGCACGGTAGGACCGAATTACAAGGTTCCGCCGACTGCGCTGATCAATCAACCGCTGGCAAACCGCCCGCTGGTGGAAACCGAGCACGATATTCACGCTACGGCGACCGTCGCGCGCGCCGCAAGCGCGGACCCCGTGCCGAACGACTGGTGGAAGTTGTACGACGATCCGGTCCTGAACGGGCTGATCGAGCAGGCCTTGCAACGCAATGTCGATCTGCGCGTGGCCGCCGCCAATCTCGCCCGCGCCAGTGCGGTGTTGAACGTGGCACAGGCGCAAGGTGGCTTTGGCGGCAGTCTGGATCTAGCTGCCAAGCGCGCACAGGAATCGGCCCAGCAATACTTGCTGACCGAGAAGCTGCCGGTCACGAACGAAAGCAATTTCGGGCTCTCGGTGTCCTATCAGTTCGACCTGTTCGGCGTGCTGAAGCGCGGCGTGGAAGCCGCCGATGCCAATGTCGATGCCGTACGTGCGGCCGGCGATACCGCGCGGATCACCGTCGTGTCGCAGGTCGTGCAGGCCTATCTCGAATCATGCGATGCGACCGAGCAGGAAGATATCGCATTGAAGTCGCTGGATTTGCAAGACCAGTCGACGCAGCTCGAACGCCGCTTGCGTGATGCCGGTCGCGGCGCTCAGCCGAACGTCACGCGCTCGGTCACACAGCAGGAAACGCTGCGCGCGCAGTTGCCCCAGTTCGCCGCACAGCGACGCATCGCACATTACACGCTGGCCGCGCTGTTGGGCGTGTCACCGGACGCGTTGCCGAAGACGATCGATGCGTGCCGGGAAACGCCGCGTATTCTGACGCCGTTGCCCGTTGGAGACGGCGCGGCCTTGCTGCGCCGTCGCCCGGACGTCCGCCGTGCGGAACGCGAGTTGGCCGCGGCCACGGCCAAGATCGGCGTGGCGATCGGGGGCCTGTATCCGAACATCACCTTTGGTGCGAGCGCCGGCGTAACCGGCGTGCTGGAAGACTCCTTCCGTACCCCGACGCAGCGTTGGAGCTTCGGCCCGATGATCAGTTGGGAACTGCCGGCGAACGGCGTGCGTGGACGGATTCGCGAGGCACGTGCCGGCGCCGATGTCTCGCTGGCGGAATTCGATAAGGTCGTGCTGAATGCGCTGCGCGAAACGCAGACGCGGCTTGCAACGTATGCCGGCGATCTGGGTCGCTTACAAGCGCTGGAAGATGCCTTGACCTCCGCGCGACAATCACGCGAACAGACGCATCGCTTCTATCTGGCGGGTCGAGAATCGTTCCTGGCCGATCTGGAAGCCACGCGAACGCTGACCTCTGTCGAGTCGCAAGTGGCTGCCGTGCGCGGCAAGGTGGCGCAGGATCAGGTCGCTGTTTTCCTGGCGCTGGGCGGTGGTTGGCAAGCAGATCAGGGGATACCCCTTGCCGGGCGCGATGCGAAGGCTAACGCGGCCGCAACGGACCCTGCCACGGCAGGCGTGTCCACCGCGCCGGTAACGGCGACATCGTCTGTCGCCAGCCCGGCGCCTTGA
- a CDS encoding DUF1345 domain-containing protein produces the protein MQTYVRSLIRFHHRLYGAMAVGLVAAALAPSQWHVFERALFGWNVGLWLYLILLWTMMYRAESASRRVALDSEDESASTVLVTTCVAALASIAAIVFELGTAHSAADAAQKALHLALSGFALIGAWTLLPTAFTVYYARLFYMHHSWTDASMPRSGEGIASPAKSQLPLRFPDDKSHPDYVDFAYFAFTIAVAAQTSDVAVADSATRRFTLIQSVLAFFFNLAILGLSVNVAASLLS, from the coding sequence ATGCAGACCTACGTTCGCAGCTTGATACGCTTTCATCATCGCCTCTATGGTGCGATGGCCGTCGGTCTTGTTGCTGCCGCGCTAGCGCCCTCCCAGTGGCATGTGTTCGAGCGCGCACTGTTCGGTTGGAATGTCGGTCTATGGCTCTATCTGATCCTGTTGTGGACGATGATGTATCGCGCCGAGTCCGCCAGTCGACGCGTCGCGCTCGACAGTGAGGACGAAAGTGCTTCAACGGTGTTGGTGACGACATGTGTTGCCGCATTGGCCAGTATTGCCGCCATCGTGTTCGAACTGGGCACGGCCCATTCGGCGGCCGATGCGGCCCAGAAAGCCTTGCATCTCGCACTGTCGGGTTTTGCCTTGATCGGCGCATGGACGTTGTTGCCTACCGCGTTCACCGTGTACTACGCCCGCTTGTTCTACATGCATCATAGTTGGACCGATGCAAGCATGCCAAGATCCGGGGAGGGCATCGCTTCGCCTGCGAAATCGCAATTGCCTTTGCGTTTTCCGGATGACAAGTCTCATCCTGATTATGTCGATTTTGCCTACTTCGCCTTCACGATCGCTGTCGCGGCACAGACATCCGATGTCGCGGTCGCGGACTCCGCTACACGGCGTTTCACGCTGATCCAATCGGTGCTGGCTTTCTTTTTCAATCTGGCGATACTGGGTCTTTCGGTGAATGTGGCGGCCAGTTTATTGAGCTGA
- a CDS encoding MarR family transcriptional regulator — MSKNAAPPLSAQQQVHLAVSSELVLSARAWRKTADNALSGFGLSSSAALPLVMIGRLGNEGVRQVTLAHELGIEGPSLVRLLDQLCTQQLARRDDDPADGRAKIVSLTENGVQLAHQLEGHLAQLRASVLEDFSDDELHTALRVMRRFSSAVGASSAS, encoded by the coding sequence ATGTCAAAAAACGCCGCACCGCCGCTTTCCGCTCAGCAACAAGTTCATCTCGCTGTAAGCAGTGAACTGGTGCTGTCGGCGCGCGCCTGGCGCAAAACGGCAGATAACGCGCTAAGCGGCTTCGGGCTCTCGAGTTCGGCGGCATTGCCATTGGTCATGATCGGACGCCTTGGCAACGAGGGCGTGCGTCAGGTGACGCTTGCCCATGAACTCGGCATCGAAGGACCCTCATTGGTACGTCTGCTGGACCAGCTTTGCACACAGCAACTGGCGCGCCGAGACGACGATCCTGCCGATGGACGTGCAAAAATCGTTTCGCTGACCGAAAATGGTGTCCAACTCGCGCATCAGCTCGAAGGCCATCTGGCGCAGCTGCGCGCATCGGTGCTAGAAGACTTCTCCGACGACGAACTGCATACGGCGCTACGCGTGATGCGTCGTTTTTCAAGCGCCGTCGGCGCCTCCTCCGCTTCCTGA